Proteins encoded in a region of the Massilia sp. UMI-21 genome:
- the dapE gene encoding succinyl-diaminopimelate desuccinylase: protein MKASRTQLLTEELIALDSVTPHDRGCQQRLIELLAPLGFHCETIESNGVTNLWARKGLVAPVFVFAGHTDVVPSGPEHQWASPPFVPTSRDGKLYGRGASDMKTSIAAMVVACEEFIAAHPEHKGSIAFLITSDEEGLAVDGTVVVCERLEERGETLDYCLVGEPTSNHVLGDTIKNGRRGSLSGHLVIKGIQGHIAYPQLARNPIHQAAPALAELAAEVWDEGNEYYAPTSWQVSNIHAGTGANNVIPGSMSLDFNFRFSTASTADGLEARVHAILDRHCLDYTLEWTLSGQPFLTPKGPLSDALCDAIFDELGVRTELSTSGGTSDGRFIAAICPQVIEFGPPNASIHKIDEHIELRYIDPLKNIYRRTLEQLLAQ from the coding sequence ATGAAAGCCTCGCGCACCCAGTTGCTCACCGAAGAGCTGATCGCCCTCGACTCGGTCACCCCGCACGACCGGGGCTGCCAGCAGCGCCTGATCGAGCTGCTGGCGCCGCTCGGTTTCCACTGCGAGACCATCGAATCGAACGGGGTCACCAACCTGTGGGCGCGCAAGGGATTGGTCGCGCCGGTGTTCGTGTTCGCCGGCCATACCGACGTGGTGCCGTCCGGCCCGGAGCACCAGTGGGCCTCGCCCCCGTTCGTGCCGACCAGTCGCGACGGCAAGCTGTACGGCCGCGGCGCCTCCGACATGAAAACTTCGATCGCGGCCATGGTCGTGGCCTGCGAGGAGTTCATCGCGGCCCACCCCGAGCACAAGGGCTCGATCGCGTTCCTGATCACCAGCGACGAGGAAGGCCTGGCGGTGGACGGCACCGTGGTCGTGTGCGAGCGCCTGGAAGAACGTGGCGAGACGCTCGACTATTGCCTGGTCGGCGAACCGACCTCGAACCACGTGCTGGGCGACACCATCAAGAACGGCCGCCGCGGCTCGCTCTCGGGCCACCTGGTGATCAAGGGCATCCAGGGCCACATCGCCTATCCGCAGCTGGCGCGCAACCCGATCCACCAGGCCGCGCCGGCGCTGGCGGAACTGGCGGCCGAGGTATGGGACGAAGGCAACGAGTACTATGCGCCGACCAGCTGGCAGGTCTCGAACATCCACGCCGGCACCGGCGCCAACAACGTGATCCCGGGCAGCATGAGCCTCGACTTCAACTTCCGCTTTTCGACGGCCAGCACCGCCGACGGCCTGGAAGCGCGCGTGCACGCCATCCTCGACCGCCACTGCCTGGACTACACGCTGGAATGGACGCTCTCGGGCCAGCCCTTCCTGACGCCCAAGGGACCGCTGTCGGACGCCCTGTGCGATGCGATCTTCGACGAACTGGGCGTGCGGACCGAACTGTCGACCAGCGGCGGCACCTCGGATGGCCGCTTCATCGCCGCCATCTGCCCGCAGGTGATAGAATTCGGGCCTCCGAACGCCAGCATCCACAAGATCGACGAACACATCGAGCTGCGCTACATCGACCCCCTCAAGAACATCTACCGCCGCACGCTGGAACAGCTGCTGGCGCAGTAA
- a CDS encoding 4-coumarate--CoA ligase, with protein sequence MTDLRLAPWWTQRPALLRFVADLLAGELGALRHDPGIRPGAWSEALSLQHDLGLDSLEFLHVAGSLAAALQMHHSGIEDYLLARRSLGDWVDLAGAALAHHDAEIQFSSSGSSGQPKRCLHALPRLEQEAQALAALFPGRRRLLVAVPSHHIYGFLFSQLLPRHLGLAPEQVVCIRARLPSQLARHAAPGDLVIGHPLFWEAASAAGQAFAPDVVGVSSTAPCPDAVVAAVTHAGLAALFQVYGSSETGGLGWRRAHTDDYTLLPYLARGAEGAAQDDSGRSLLRTLPDGALEALRAQDALDWRGERTFAVGRRCDGAVQVGGVNVFPDRVREVLLAHPGVLDAAVRLMRPDEGVRLKAFIVPRPGHPDLLHSLRNWIDTRLPAPERPKALTVGSQLPRTAMGKAADWSIT encoded by the coding sequence CGTCCCGGCGCATGGTCGGAAGCCCTGTCCCTGCAGCACGATCTCGGGCTTGACTCGCTCGAGTTCCTGCACGTCGCCGGCAGCCTGGCGGCGGCGCTGCAGATGCACCACAGCGGCATCGAAGACTACCTGCTGGCGCGCCGCAGCCTGGGCGACTGGGTCGACCTTGCCGGCGCCGCCCTCGCACACCACGACGCCGAGATCCAGTTCAGCAGCTCGGGCAGCAGCGGCCAGCCGAAACGCTGCCTGCATGCCTTGCCCAGGCTGGAGCAGGAAGCGCAGGCGCTGGCGGCGCTGTTCCCGGGACGGCGCCGGCTGCTGGTGGCCGTTCCCAGCCACCACATCTACGGCTTCCTGTTTTCCCAGCTGCTGCCGCGCCATCTCGGCCTGGCGCCGGAGCAGGTGGTCTGCATCCGCGCCCGCCTGCCGTCGCAGCTGGCCCGGCACGCCGCGCCGGGCGACCTGGTGATCGGCCACCCGCTGTTCTGGGAGGCGGCAAGCGCCGCGGGCCAGGCCTTCGCGCCCGACGTGGTGGGCGTGAGTTCGACCGCGCCCTGCCCGGACGCCGTCGTCGCCGCCGTGACGCACGCCGGACTGGCGGCCCTGTTCCAGGTCTACGGCAGTTCCGAAACCGGCGGCCTGGGCTGGCGCCGTGCGCATACCGACGACTACACCCTGCTGCCTTATCTGGCACGTGGCGCCGAAGGGGCCGCGCAGGACGATTCCGGGCGCAGCCTGCTGCGCACCCTGCCGGACGGCGCGCTGGAAGCGCTGCGGGCCCAGGACGCGCTGGACTGGCGTGGCGAACGCACATTCGCGGTCGGCCGGCGCTGCGACGGCGCGGTCCAGGTGGGCGGCGTCAACGTCTTCCCGGACCGGGTGCGCGAAGTCCTGCTCGCCCACCCGGGGGTGCTGGACGCCGCCGTGCGCCTCATGCGCCCGGACGAGGGCGTGCGCCTGAAGGCCTTCATCGTGCCGCGTCCGGGCCATCCGGACTTGCTGCACAGCCTGCGCAACTGGATCGACACCCGCCTGCCGGCGCCGGAGCGCCCCAAGGCGCTGACCGTCGGCAGCCAACTGCCGCGCACCGCCATGGGCAAGGCCGCCGACTGGAGCATCACATGA
- a CDS encoding PilT/PilU family type 4a pilus ATPase produces the protein MMMERLFQLMKEKNASDMFFAANSPVHIKINGNLIPINQNKLEPENIRVLLSEIASPEQMLGLERDNELNMGVSVPNLGRFRLSAFRQRGSISAVFRFVPANIPPIGELGLPPVLSELIMEKRGLLLIVGATGSGKSTTIASMLDHRNDTRTGHILTLEDPIEYLFKNKKSIVNQREIGSDATDFATALRNSMRQAPDCILIGEIRDKETMAAALAYAQSGHLVLATLHANNSYNALNRIISFYPIENRAALLQDLASSVKAIVSQRLVKSAAGGQRQAAVEVMLNTRYIADLIEKGEIGQIKDAMDKSLSPGSQSFETALLKLVKDGLVTQDEALANADSATNLLWLLNNGPDSQVQAEEEQKKPDAQGASFTEFSLDP, from the coding sequence ATGATGATGGAACGCTTGTTCCAGTTGATGAAGGAAAAGAACGCCTCCGACATGTTCTTCGCGGCGAATTCTCCCGTCCATATCAAGATCAACGGCAACCTCATCCCGATCAACCAGAACAAGCTGGAACCGGAAAACATCCGCGTCCTGCTGTCCGAGATCGCCTCCCCCGAGCAGATGCTCGGGCTGGAGCGCGACAACGAGCTGAACATGGGTGTCTCGGTGCCGAACCTCGGGCGCTTCCGCCTGTCGGCCTTCCGCCAGCGCGGTTCGATCTCGGCGGTGTTCCGCTTCGTGCCGGCGAACATCCCGCCGATCGGCGAACTGGGCCTGCCTCCGGTGCTATCCGAGCTGATCATGGAAAAGCGCGGCCTGCTGCTGATCGTGGGCGCCACCGGCTCCGGCAAGTCGACCACCATCGCCTCGATGCTGGACCACCGCAACGACACCCGCACCGGCCACATCCTGACGCTGGAAGACCCGATCGAGTACCTGTTCAAGAACAAGAAGTCGATCGTCAACCAGCGCGAGATCGGCAGCGACGCCACCGATTTTGCCACCGCGCTGCGCAATTCGATGCGCCAGGCGCCCGACTGCATCCTGATCGGCGAGATCCGCGACAAGGAGACCATGGCGGCGGCGCTGGCGTATGCGCAATCCGGCCACCTGGTGCTGGCCACCCTGCACGCCAACAACAGCTACAACGCGCTGAACCGCATCATCAGCTTCTACCCGATCGAGAACCGCGCCGCCCTGCTGCAGGACCTGGCATCGAGCGTGAAGGCGATCGTCTCGCAGCGCCTGGTCAAGTCCGCCGCCGGCGGCCAGCGCCAGGCCGCGGTCGAGGTGATGCTGAACACCCGCTACATCGCCGACCTGATCGAAAAAGGCGAGATCGGCCAGATCAAGGACGCCATGGACAAGAGCCTGTCGCCGGGTTCGCAATCGTTTGAAACCGCCCTGCTCAAGCTGGTCAAGGACGGCCTGGTGACGCAGGACGAAGCACTCGCGAATGCCGACTCGGCCACCAACCTGCTCTGGCTGCTCAACAATGGGCCGGACAGCCAGGTGCAGGCGGAAGAGGAGCAGAAGAAACCGGACGCCCAGGGCGCGTCGTTTACCGAATTCTCGCTCGATCCCTGA
- a CDS encoding ArsC family reductase: MTTTLYGIPNCDTVKKARTWLSDNGHDFAFHDFKKQGLDRELVAGWLEQLDWETLVNRKGTTWRNLPDERKAQVTDKAGALELMLEHPSVIKRPVLAGVGPVSVGFSADMYAAKFQEAK; the protein is encoded by the coding sequence ATGACCACGACCCTCTACGGCATCCCCAACTGCGACACCGTCAAGAAAGCCCGCACCTGGCTCAGCGACAACGGCCACGACTTCGCGTTCCATGATTTCAAGAAACAGGGCCTGGATCGCGAACTGGTGGCCGGCTGGCTCGAGCAGCTCGACTGGGAAACCCTGGTCAACCGCAAGGGCACGACCTGGCGCAATTTGCCGGACGAGCGCAAGGCGCAGGTCACGGACAAGGCCGGCGCCCTGGAACTGATGCTGGAACACCCTTCCGTCATCAAGCGCCCGGTGCTGGCAGGCGTGGGCCCGGTGTCGGTCGGCTTCTCGGCCGACATGTACGCCGCCAAGTTCCAGGAAGCCAAATGA
- a CDS encoding cobalamin B12-binding domain-containing protein, giving the protein MTGATLGISAVERETRLSKDVLRAWEKRYGFPTPMRDVHGERCYPVEQVERLRLMKRLMDQGLRPGRLAQMSATQLAELAQRPAAEATQAAAADGGAHELIDSLLAMVAQDPAALRTALRQHLARLGLERFVEQVAAPLTAAVGARWEDGSFDIFDEHLYTEATTRILRQALGNLPETGQAPRILLTTLPGEAHGLGLTMIEALLALDGANCVALGTETPPASIARAAHSHRADIVALSFSAAYPRRQTAASLQQLRQLLPDTVALWAGGAGVAALAAVDGVRLLPTLDSGRQALAGWRAGERAGGVTADPVLR; this is encoded by the coding sequence ATGACAGGGGCGACCCTCGGCATCTCCGCCGTCGAGCGCGAAACCAGGCTCTCCAAGGACGTGCTGCGCGCCTGGGAAAAGCGCTACGGTTTCCCCACGCCGATGCGGGATGTGCACGGCGAGCGCTGCTATCCGGTCGAGCAGGTCGAGCGCCTGCGCCTGATGAAGCGCCTGATGGACCAGGGCCTGCGTCCCGGGCGCCTGGCGCAGATGTCCGCGACGCAGCTGGCCGAGCTGGCGCAGCGCCCCGCCGCCGAAGCCACGCAAGCCGCCGCGGCGGACGGCGGCGCGCACGAACTCATCGACAGCCTGCTGGCCATGGTGGCGCAGGACCCGGCCGCGCTGCGCACCGCCTTGCGCCAGCACCTCGCCCGCCTGGGCCTCGAACGCTTCGTCGAGCAGGTCGCGGCCCCGCTCACCGCCGCCGTCGGCGCGCGCTGGGAGGACGGCAGTTTCGACATCTTCGACGAACATCTCTACACCGAGGCCACGACCCGCATCCTGCGCCAGGCACTGGGCAACCTGCCCGAGACCGGCCAGGCGCCGCGCATCCTCCTGACCACCCTGCCGGGCGAAGCGCACGGGCTGGGCTTGACCATGATCGAAGCGCTGCTGGCGCTGGACGGCGCGAACTGCGTCGCCCTGGGCACCGAGACGCCGCCGGCGAGCATCGCCCGTGCGGCGCACAGCCACCGGGCCGACATCGTGGCCCTGTCGTTTTCCGCGGCCTACCCGCGCCGCCAGACCGCCGCATCCCTGCAGCAGCTGCGCCAGCTACTGCCCGACACGGTGGCGCTCTGGGCCGGCGGCGCCGGCGTGGCGGCACTGGCCGCCGTCGACGGCGTGCGCCTGCTGCCCACGCTGGACAGCGGGCGGCAGGCCCTGGCCGGGTGGCGCGCCGGCGAGCGCGCCGGTGGTGTCACGGCGGATCCGGTCCTGCGGTAG
- a CDS encoding aromatic amino acid lyase, with amino-acid sequence MIDQHVSSDPLVVFGAAQVAPDEVVALARGHARAALSEDAAFATRIEAGAALLDRILAEDGVIYGVTTGYGDSCDTVIPPELVAELPHRLFTYHGCGLGANFTREETRAILAVRLASLCRGSSGVSMGLLRALAALLRHDVLPVIPSEGSVGASGDLTPLSYVAAVLCGEREAWRGDAQVSAASALDAAGLQPIRLRPKEGLALMNGTAAMTGLACLAAARAEALCRLASRITALSAVALGSNGYHFDATLFAAKPYPGMGQVAAWIGADLGYQAEQQERNSPRLQDRYSIRCAPHVIGVLADALPWMRSHIALELNSANDNPLVDVASGRVLHGGHFYGGHMAFAMDAMKNAVANIADLLDRQMALLVDARYNNGLPPNLRGAQGPRAAINHGLKALQISVSAWTAEALKLTMPASVFSRSTECHNQDKVSMGTIAARDCLRIIALTEQVAAALLIATRQACALRHPEGPPARLGPGLRGALRRLDELVPFVGEDRRLDGDLHCLLAAIRSPDPALLPAIAESPAGSPGPGMASCAP; translated from the coding sequence ATGATCGACCAACACGTATCCTCGGACCCGCTGGTGGTGTTCGGCGCCGCCCAGGTAGCGCCCGACGAGGTGGTCGCGCTGGCGCGCGGCCACGCGCGCGCCGCCTTGTCGGAAGACGCCGCATTCGCCACCCGGATCGAGGCCGGCGCCGCGCTGCTGGACCGCATCCTGGCCGAGGATGGCGTCATCTACGGCGTCACCACCGGCTACGGCGACTCCTGCGACACGGTGATTCCGCCCGAACTGGTCGCCGAGCTGCCGCATCGCCTGTTCACCTACCACGGCTGCGGCCTGGGCGCCAACTTCACGCGCGAGGAAACACGCGCGATCCTGGCGGTGCGCCTGGCTTCGCTGTGCCGCGGTTCCTCGGGCGTGAGCATGGGCCTGCTGCGCGCGCTGGCCGCACTGCTGCGGCACGACGTGCTGCCGGTGATTCCGTCCGAAGGCTCGGTCGGCGCCAGCGGCGACCTGACCCCGCTGTCCTACGTGGCCGCGGTATTGTGCGGCGAACGCGAAGCCTGGCGGGGCGACGCCCAGGTGAGCGCGGCGAGCGCGCTCGACGCCGCCGGCCTGCAGCCGATCCGCCTGCGCCCCAAGGAAGGACTGGCCCTGATGAACGGCACCGCCGCGATGACCGGCCTGGCCTGCCTGGCCGCCGCCCGCGCCGAGGCCCTGTGCCGGCTGGCCAGCCGCATCACCGCGCTGTCGGCGGTGGCGCTCGGCAGCAATGGCTACCATTTCGACGCCACCCTGTTCGCGGCCAAGCCCTACCCCGGCATGGGCCAGGTGGCGGCCTGGATCGGCGCCGACCTCGGTTACCAGGCCGAGCAACAGGAGCGCAACAGCCCGCGCCTGCAGGACCGCTACTCGATCCGCTGCGCGCCGCACGTGATCGGGGTGCTGGCCGATGCCCTGCCCTGGATGCGCAGCCACATCGCGCTCGAGCTCAACAGCGCCAACGACAATCCGCTGGTGGACGTCGCCTCCGGACGCGTGCTGCACGGCGGCCACTTCTACGGCGGCCACATGGCCTTCGCCATGGACGCCATGAAGAACGCGGTGGCCAACATCGCCGACCTGCTCGACCGCCAGATGGCCCTGCTGGTGGACGCCCGCTACAACAACGGCCTGCCGCCCAACCTGCGCGGCGCCCAGGGTCCACGCGCCGCCATCAACCATGGCCTGAAGGCGCTGCAGATCAGCGTCTCGGCCTGGACCGCCGAAGCGCTCAAGCTGACCATGCCGGCCTCGGTGTTCTCGCGCTCGACCGAGTGCCACAACCAGGACAAGGTCAGCATGGGCACGATCGCGGCGCGCGACTGCCTGCGCATCATCGCGCTCACCGAACAGGTGGCGGCCGCGCTCCTGATCGCGACCCGCCAGGCCTGCGCCCTGCGCCATCCGGAGGGCCCGCCCGCGCGCCTCGGGCCCGGCCTGCGCGGCGCGCTGCGCCGCCTGGACGAACTGGTGCCCTTCGTCGGCGAAGACCGGCGCCTCGACGGCGACCTGCACTGCCTGCTGGCGGCGATCCGCAGCCCGGACCCGGCATTGCTGCCTGCCATTGCCGAGAGCCCGGCCGGCAGCCCGGGGCCGGGCATGGCATCATGCGCGCCATGA